One genomic region from Haloprofundus salinisoli encodes:
- a CDS encoding OsmC family protein — protein MTDIQTTTVSEEGYASTSEVGDFELSIDATGEQGPDPNSVLVADYASCFLPAFRVGGSQRGFDDLGTVQIDAEANLDDDDDLTGIRFDIYVEADLGDEVDEVVSRAEDICHVHAGLREGLHAEVSVTDDAF, from the coding sequence ATGACGGATATCCAGACGACCACGGTCAGCGAAGAGGGCTACGCGAGCACGAGCGAGGTCGGCGATTTCGAACTCTCTATCGACGCCACCGGCGAGCAGGGACCGGACCCGAACTCGGTGCTCGTCGCGGACTACGCGTCGTGTTTCCTGCCCGCGTTCCGCGTCGGCGGCTCCCAGCGCGGCTTCGACGATCTCGGTACGGTCCAGATCGACGCCGAAGCGAACCTCGACGACGACGACGACCTCACGGGGATTCGCTTCGATATCTACGTCGAGGCCGACCTCGGCGACGAAGTCGACGAAGTCGTCTCGCGTGCAGAGGACATCTGTCACGTCCACGCGGGGCTCCGCGAGGGACTGCACGCAGAGGTTTCGGTCACCGACGACGCGTTCTAA
- a CDS encoding DJ-1/PfpI family protein: MSGKKLLMIVGDFGEDLELMVPFQALQMVGHEVDAVCPEKEAGETVKTAVHDFRGDQTYLEERGHDFTLNATFDDVNPEAYDGLVVPGGRAPEYLRTYDAVLEYVRHFFEENKPVASLCHGPQILAAAGVLDGYEMTSYPAVRAECEAAGCAWVDEVTTDGNLVTGHDWSDHPEWLSQFLNVLGTSVDHEPASVAADD; encoded by the coding sequence ATGTCAGGTAAGAAACTACTCATGATAGTCGGCGACTTCGGCGAAGACCTCGAACTCATGGTGCCGTTCCAGGCGCTGCAGATGGTCGGTCACGAAGTCGACGCCGTCTGCCCGGAGAAAGAAGCGGGCGAGACGGTCAAGACCGCCGTCCACGACTTCCGCGGCGACCAGACGTATCTGGAGGAGCGCGGCCACGACTTCACGCTGAACGCGACGTTCGACGACGTAAATCCCGAAGCGTACGACGGCCTCGTCGTCCCCGGCGGGCGCGCGCCGGAGTACCTCCGTACGTACGACGCGGTGCTGGAGTACGTCCGGCACTTCTTCGAGGAGAACAAGCCCGTCGCGTCGCTCTGTCACGGCCCGCAGATTCTCGCCGCGGCGGGCGTCCTCGACGGCTACGAGATGACCTCCTACCCCGCTGTGCGCGCCGAGTGCGAGGCCGCCGGTTGCGCGTGGGTCGACGAGGTGACCACCGACGGCAACCTCGTCACCGGCCACGACTGGTCGGACCACCCCGAGTGGCTCTCGCAGTTCCTCAATGTTTTGGGGACGAGCGTCGACCACGAACCGGCCTCCGTCGCGGCCGACGACTGA
- a CDS encoding cupin domain-containing protein, whose amino-acid sequence MRRTAVDDVESTTFDDGTERHRLSDSLETAAIALNRYRVPPGSGLPGGLHAHADQEEAFVVTEGEATFETLDGEVVVEQSEVIRFAPGEFQSGRNGSDDELVVLAVGAPRESRDVRVPLRCRECGHDELRLRAADGDPELICPACDAAYSPQPCPACGHAEMRVALSKAGKIVAACPDCGGEFEDHI is encoded by the coding sequence ATGAGACGAACCGCCGTCGACGACGTCGAATCGACCACCTTCGACGACGGTACGGAGCGCCACCGCCTCTCCGATTCGCTGGAGACGGCCGCTATCGCGCTCAACCGCTACCGCGTTCCGCCCGGCAGTGGCCTCCCCGGTGGTCTCCACGCGCACGCCGACCAAGAGGAGGCGTTCGTCGTCACGGAAGGCGAGGCGACCTTCGAGACGTTGGACGGGGAAGTCGTCGTCGAGCAGAGCGAGGTGATTCGGTTCGCTCCCGGCGAGTTCCAGTCGGGACGAAACGGTTCCGACGACGAGCTCGTGGTGCTGGCAGTCGGCGCACCCCGAGAGAGCCGCGACGTCCGAGTGCCGCTTCGGTGCCGTGAGTGCGGTCACGACGAGTTACGGCTGAGAGCCGCCGACGGCGACCCCGAACTCATCTGTCCGGCCTGCGACGCCGCGTATTCGCCGCAACCGTGCCCGGCCTGCGGTCACGCCGAGATGCGCGTCGCGCTGAGTAAAGCGGGAAAAATCGTCGCCGCGTGTCCCGACTGCGGAGGCGAGTTCGAAGACCACATCTGA
- a CDS encoding HAD-IIA family hydrolase has product MEFRGAVLDVDGTVLRGNERIPGATTGLDALRRAGVDRVFFSNNPTKAPPVYAERFARAGIDVDPDEVLTSGTATTAYLEAEHAADSLFVVGETGLTAQFEDAGLTVTADPTAADAVVVSVDREFHYDDLVAAMVALEDESVPFLSTDPDMTIPAVDRDVPGSGAMTHAVAGVAGRSPDATLGKPSAHARRSALDRLGHDAERCLIVGDRLDTDIALGASAGMTTVLVKTGITDDRALAESAVEPDYVLDAFADIEQVLGGRRF; this is encoded by the coding sequence ATGGAGTTTCGCGGGGCAGTACTCGACGTCGATGGGACGGTTCTCAGGGGAAACGAACGGATACCGGGAGCGACGACCGGGCTCGACGCCCTGCGTCGGGCGGGCGTCGACCGCGTCTTCTTCTCGAACAACCCGACGAAAGCGCCCCCGGTGTACGCCGAGCGCTTCGCCCGCGCCGGTATCGACGTCGACCCCGACGAGGTGCTCACGTCGGGGACGGCGACGACGGCGTACCTCGAAGCCGAACACGCCGCCGACTCGCTGTTCGTCGTGGGCGAGACCGGCCTCACGGCCCAGTTCGAGGACGCGGGCCTGACCGTCACGGCGGACCCGACGGCCGCCGACGCCGTCGTCGTCTCCGTCGACCGCGAGTTCCACTACGACGACCTCGTGGCGGCGATGGTCGCGCTCGAAGACGAGTCGGTTCCCTTCCTGAGCACCGACCCCGACATGACTATCCCGGCGGTCGACCGCGACGTACCGGGTTCCGGGGCGATGACCCACGCCGTCGCGGGCGTCGCCGGCCGCTCGCCGGACGCGACGCTCGGCAAACCCTCCGCGCACGCCCGCCGATCGGCGCTCGACCGCCTCGGCCACGACGCCGAGCGATGTTTGATTGTCGGCGACAGACTCGACACCGACATCGCGCTGGGCGCGTCGGCGGGGATGACGACGGTGCTCGTGAAAACCGGCATCACCGACGACCGCGCGCTGGCCGAGTCGGCGGTCGAACCCGACTACGTACTCGACGCTTTCGCCGACATCGAGCAGGTGCTGGGCGGCCGCCGTTTCTGA
- a CDS encoding GTP cyclohydrolase III, whose protein sequence is MTNTQLTLIQIDNYGPWTVTPEPRREMDLQTLQSRLFADLAQFVGSRDGYAFFTRFDNMVAVTNGLDRADHELMQESIRNRYPVTLSLGVGVDEVPVEALERATEEVQLAGSAQDGDRREVLGGEFHASSGTDDLHIAHFDVNDATGKYTDRLNEFDSFIHIEQGYASLMRHMREAHGALSFFVGGDNIISVCPSLSESKYRSAIEHVESEVGVELKVGVGAGESAHVAGFAAKHALEDCRHRGTDIEFAAAPAHVSDD, encoded by the coding sequence GTGACGAACACGCAGTTGACGCTCATCCAGATAGACAACTACGGACCCTGGACGGTCACCCCCGAACCGAGACGGGAGATGGACCTCCAGACGCTGCAGTCTCGCCTCTTTGCGGACCTCGCGCAGTTCGTCGGCAGCCGCGACGGCTACGCCTTCTTCACACGCTTCGACAACATGGTCGCGGTGACGAACGGCCTCGACCGCGCCGACCACGAGCTCATGCAGGAGTCGATTCGGAACCGCTACCCCGTGACGCTCAGCCTCGGCGTCGGCGTCGACGAGGTACCCGTCGAGGCCCTCGAACGCGCCACCGAGGAGGTTCAACTCGCCGGCAGCGCCCAGGACGGCGACCGCCGCGAGGTGCTCGGCGGCGAGTTCCACGCCTCCTCGGGCACCGACGACCTCCACATCGCCCACTTCGACGTCAACGACGCCACCGGTAAGTACACCGACCGCCTCAACGAGTTCGACTCGTTCATCCACATCGAACAGGGCTACGCGAGCCTGATGCGCCACATGCGCGAGGCCCACGGCGCGCTCTCCTTTTTCGTCGGCGGCGACAACATCATCTCCGTCTGCCCCTCGCTGTCGGAGAGCAAGTACCGAAGCGCCATCGAACACGTCGAGTCGGAAGTCGGCGTCGAGCTGAAAGTCGGCGTCGGCGCGGGCGAGAGCGCCCACGTCGCCGGCTTCGCCGCCAAACACGCGCTCGAAGACTGTCGACACCGCGGCACCGACATCGAGTTCGCCGCCGCACCGGCGCACGTCAGCGACGACTGA
- a CDS encoding zinc-dependent alcohol dehydrogenase has product MPARSVTFTAPREVRVTESEVPTPDDGEVLVETAYSAISPGTELLIYRGEAPRELEADETIGALDGSLDYPLRYGYAAVGTVAAVGDAVDEAWLDRRVFAFHPHESHFCAPPTELHPVPDDCSTAAAALLPNVETAVNFVMDGRPMVGERVVVFGQGLVGLLTTAVLSSFPLAELVTVDSVAERRALSRAFGADESVAPEEIDDRFDPSGPSLDGDARGHTSDGADLTFELSGNPAALDAAVGVTGYDGRVVVGSWYGTKPVTLDLGGRFHRSRIRLQNSQVSTLDPSLRGRWDSDRRLDVSWDRLADFDAEGLLTHRVPVDEAERAYELLDSKSEASVGILFTYGGP; this is encoded by the coding sequence ATGCCCGCACGCTCCGTGACGTTCACCGCTCCACGCGAAGTCCGCGTCACGGAGTCCGAAGTTCCGACGCCCGACGACGGCGAGGTGCTCGTCGAGACGGCGTACTCGGCTATCAGTCCGGGGACGGAACTGCTCATCTACCGCGGCGAAGCCCCCCGGGAACTGGAAGCCGACGAGACCATCGGCGCGCTCGACGGCTCGCTCGACTACCCGCTGCGGTACGGCTACGCCGCCGTCGGTACCGTCGCCGCCGTCGGCGACGCCGTCGACGAGGCGTGGCTGGACCGTCGCGTGTTCGCGTTTCACCCCCACGAGAGTCACTTCTGCGCCCCGCCGACCGAACTCCACCCGGTGCCCGACGACTGCTCGACGGCGGCGGCGGCGCTGCTTCCGAACGTCGAGACGGCGGTCAACTTCGTCATGGACGGCCGGCCGATGGTCGGCGAGCGCGTCGTCGTCTTCGGACAGGGGTTGGTCGGTCTGCTGACGACGGCAGTGCTCTCGTCGTTTCCGCTCGCCGAACTCGTCACCGTCGACAGCGTCGCCGAGCGCCGCGCCCTCTCACGGGCGTTCGGTGCCGACGAGAGCGTCGCGCCGGAGGAGATAGACGACCGCTTCGACCCCTCGGGTCCGTCGCTGGACGGCGACGCGCGCGGACACACCAGCGACGGCGCGGATCTGACGTTCGAGCTGTCGGGTAATCCGGCGGCGCTCGACGCCGCCGTCGGCGTGACGGGGTACGACGGCCGCGTCGTCGTCGGGTCGTGGTACGGCACGAAACCGGTGACGCTCGACCTCGGCGGCCGGTTTCACCGCAGTCGGATCCGACTCCAGAACAGCCAGGTGAGCACGCTCGACCCGTCGCTTCGCGGGCGGTGGGACAGCGACCGCCGCCTCGACGTGTCGTGGGACCGCCTCGCCGACTTCGACGCCGAGGGCCTGCTCACCCACCGCGTTCCCGTCGACGAAGCTGAACGCGCCTACGAGTTGCTCGACTCGAAATCCGAAGCCTCCGTGGGTATCCTCTTTACCTACGGCGGTCCGTAG
- a CDS encoding 6-pyruvoyl trahydropterin synthase family protein, with amino-acid sequence MYSVTVRRSFIAQHFLTVPDAGPEGELHSHRFGVELRFEGSTLNEYGYLVDIDDVKAALSPTVDRYRDATLNDLPEFEGQNPSVERLARVLCEAVVDEATLESPERVRVTVWEDEEAAAAYETAL; translated from the coding sequence ATGTACTCGGTTACCGTCCGTCGGTCGTTCATCGCCCAGCACTTCCTGACGGTCCCCGACGCCGGACCGGAGGGCGAGTTGCACTCGCATCGCTTCGGCGTCGAACTCCGGTTCGAGGGGTCGACGCTGAACGAGTACGGCTATCTCGTCGACATCGACGACGTGAAGGCGGCGCTGTCGCCGACCGTCGACCGATACCGCGACGCGACGCTGAACGACCTCCCGGAGTTCGAAGGGCAGAACCCGAGCGTCGAGCGACTCGCGCGGGTTCTCTGCGAAGCGGTCGTCGACGAGGCGACGCTCGAGAGTCCCGAACGGGTCCGCGTGACGGTGTGGGAAGACGAGGAGGCGGCGGCGGCGTACGAGACGGCGCTCTGA
- a CDS encoding glycosyltransferase family 4 protein has product MRVGILVYGDLDERSGGFLYDRRVVEHLRERGDDVVVFSLPERGYLRSTADNLDGSLPRRIRAADLDVLLQDELCHPSLAWLNRRLGVDAPVVAVVHHIRAAEARSVWRNALVRRLERAYLRSVDAFVCNSETTRRAVSTLVGGDAAGTTAPSVVAYPAGDRFGTTVSAARVRERARDGPLRVVCVGNVTRRKNLETLLAGLARIRRPWELVVVGSLAVDAEYVAELRSAVDRLRLDGRVRFAGRLDDAALAALYERSHLFAMPSTHEGFGIAYVEAMGFGLPVVASAAGGASELVADRTNGYLVDPADPTEVTDAVAPLCRNRKRLARMGVAALATYEAHPTWAETGARVGSFLDSLAAGSDSA; this is encoded by the coding sequence ATGCGCGTCGGCATTCTCGTCTACGGCGATCTCGACGAACGTTCCGGCGGCTTTCTCTACGACCGCCGGGTCGTCGAACATCTGCGCGAACGCGGCGACGACGTCGTCGTGTTTTCGCTGCCCGAGCGCGGCTATCTCCGCTCGACGGCGGACAACCTCGACGGCTCGCTGCCCCGCCGCATCCGTGCGGCCGACCTCGACGTCCTGCTGCAGGATGAGCTCTGCCACCCGTCGCTGGCGTGGCTCAACCGTCGACTCGGCGTCGACGCGCCGGTCGTCGCCGTCGTCCATCACATCCGCGCCGCCGAGGCACGTTCGGTGTGGCGAAACGCGCTCGTACGGCGTCTCGAACGGGCGTATCTCCGGTCGGTCGACGCGTTCGTCTGCAACAGCGAGACGACGCGGCGGGCCGTCTCGACGCTCGTCGGCGGCGATGCGGCCGGGACCACCGCTCCGTCGGTCGTCGCCTACCCGGCGGGCGACCGCTTCGGGACGACGGTCTCCGCCGCTCGCGTCCGCGAACGCGCGCGCGACGGTCCGCTCCGCGTCGTCTGCGTCGGCAACGTCACGAGACGCAAGAATCTGGAGACGCTCCTGGCGGGGTTGGCGCGGATTCGCCGGCCCTGGGAACTCGTCGTCGTCGGGAGCCTCGCCGTCGACGCCGAGTACGTCGCGGAACTCCGTTCTGCCGTCGACCGGTTGCGCCTCGACGGCCGGGTTCGTTTCGCCGGTCGACTCGACGACGCGGCGCTCGCGGCGCTGTACGAGCGAAGCCACCTGTTCGCGATGCCCTCGACCCACGAGGGGTTCGGCATCGCCTACGTCGAAGCGATGGGGTTCGGACTCCCGGTCGTCGCGTCCGCCGCCGGCGGCGCGAGCGAACTCGTCGCCGACAGGACGAACGGCTATCTGGTCGACCCCGCCGACCCGACGGAGGTGACGGACGCCGTCGCCCCGCTGTGCCGGAACCGCAAGCGCCTCGCGCGGATGGGGGTAGCGGCGTTGGCGACGTACGAAGCCCACCCGACGTGGGCGGAGACCGGCGCGCGCGTCGGGTCCTTTCTCGATTCGCTCGCTGCCGGGTCGGATTCGGCGTGA